In Aegilops tauschii subsp. strangulata cultivar AL8/78 chromosome 3, Aet v6.0, whole genome shotgun sequence, one genomic interval encodes:
- the LOC141042864 gene encoding uncharacterized protein, with protein MAEEPSAKPHHGKMSDQSSNLGDVHVHGEKREYTRTLTGVELHGKETLEIASTSEPDKADEMITGLWKKVGGLYPRFIGVDVEYTREDEPPQMAAVLQLCMEELCLVYHLAAATKWSKRLNEMLKHEKLFTFASFGIEGDKDKLKMSGLEINPNKKEYDSLADVAASVIHPFYKDMKKKIDRKEDHKLWGISPLPNYLIEYAAIDAYATYKSWKIIDNITTGSKISKEQEANPYYHCHYAG; from the exons ATGGCGGAGGAACCGTCTGCCAAGCCTCATCATGGCAAGATGTCCGATCAGAGCAGCAACCTCGGCGACGTTCACGTCCACGGCGAGAAGCGCGAGTACACCCGAACCCTCACAGGGGTTGAGCTCCATGGCAAGGAGACACTGGAGATCGCCTCCACCAGTGAACCAGACAAGGCCGACGAGATGATCACCGGGCTCTGGAAGAAGGTTGGCGGCTTGTATCCTAGGTTCATCGGTGTTGATGTGGAGTACACCAGGGAAGATGAACCTCCCCAGATGGCAGCAGTCCTCCAGTTGTGCATGGAGGAACTCTGCCTGGTGTACCACCTCGCAGCGGCCACAAAATG GTCCAAGCGCCTCAATGAGATGCTGAAGCATGAGAAGTTGTTCACATTTGCTAGTTTCGGCATTGAAGGTGACAAAGACAAGTTGAAGATGTCTGGTTTGGAGATCAACCCCAACAA AAAAGAGTACGACTCCTTGGCTGATGTTGCAGCCAGCGTCATCCACCCATTCTACAAAGACATGAAGAAGAAGATCGACAGGAAGGAAGACCATAAACTGTGGGGGATCAGCCCGCTGCCAAATTACCTCATCGAGTATGCAGCAATAGATGCGTACGCCACCTACAAGTCATGGAAGATAATTGACAACATCACAACAGGTTCTAAAATTTCAAAAGAGCAAGAGGCTAACCCCTACTACCACTGCCACTATGCGGGATGA